The genomic window GGGGTGGCCAGTCCGAGGAATCCCAGGCCGGTCTGGATGGCGAGGGCGGTGCCCGAGAAGAGGAAGACCGGGACCAGCAACTGACCTGTCAACCGGGGGAGAATATGTCGTGCCATGATCCGTACCGGGCCGAGCCCGGACACCCTGGCGGCGTCCACGAACAGTTCCTCGCGCAGCGCGAGGCATGAGCTGCGGATGATCCGGGCGAGGCCCGCGGAGGCGAAGAAGCCGAGCGTGAGCATGGCGGCGACGTTGCTCTGGTAGAAGATCGCTAGGACGGCGAGCGTGATGATGACCGCAGGAACCGAGAGCATGATGTCCAGCACGGCGACGATGACCCGGTCGGTCCAGCCGCGCAGGTAACCGGCCAGCATGCCCAGCGACATGCCGCAAACGGCGTAGACGAGTACGGCCAGCCCCACCCCGATCAGGGTCGGCCGTCCGCCGTGGAGCAGCCGGCTCAGGACGTCGCGGCCGAGGGCGTCGGTGCCCAGAGGATGGTCCGCCGACGGACCGGTCAGTGTGTGGAGCAGGTCCTGCGCCAGCGGCGGGTGCGATGCCAGCAGCGGGGCGAGGATCACGGCGACAGTGACCGCCAGGACCACGGCGAGCGCTGCGGCGGCGACAGGACGGTGCCATAGTCCGGCGAAGGGGTTGATCCTCGCCCGCGCTCGCGCCCTCGGGGGCGGCTCGACAGTGGTCATTCCGTACGTACCTTCGGGTTGAGGAGGCTGTAGAGGATGTCGACGAGAAGGTTCACCACGATCACCATGACCGTGAAGGTGATGGTGAGACCCTGTACGACCGGCAGATCGTGCTGATTGGTCGCTTCCACGACCGTGGTGCCGAGACCGGGCAGGGTGAAGACGTTCTCGATGAGGATCGTGCCGGGGATGAACGTGATCATCATGAGGCCGATCGTGGTCACCACCGGCAGTCCGCAGGCCCGCAGGGCGTGCTTCCAGACGATCGATGAAGGCCGGATGCCGGAGGCCCGCAGCGTTCTGATGTGGTCGAGGCCGAGGGTGGACAGCATCGCGTCGCGAGTGACCTTGGAGATGAAGGCGACACCACCGATCGAGAGAGCGACCACGGGCAGGACGAGGCCGGCTGCCCATTGCCCCGGCGACTCGGCGAACGGGGTGTATCCGGTGGCGGGGAAGAGCGCGAACTTGACGGCGAACACCGCGACGAGCAGCAGTGCGATCCAGAAGTTGGGCACCGCGCTGCCCAGCAGGGACACGATGTCGAACAGCTTGCGGCTGAACCGGCCGCGCGTCGCGCTGTACACGCCGAGCACGACACCGACCAGGCTCGCGAGCACGGTCCCCCCGATCACCAGCGCCAGGGTGACCGGCAGGCGTTGCCCGATCAGCCCCAGCACGGATTCGCCGGTGAACAGCGAGTCGCCGAGGTCACCGTGCAGGACGTCGCGGAGGTACAGCCAGTACTGCACGGCGACCGGCTGGTCGAGATGCATCGCGGCCTGCAGCGCGTCGTACTGCTCCTGCGTCGCGTTGATCCCGAGCACCGTTCGTGCCGGATCTCCCGGCACGAACGACTCGAGGAGGAAGGTGATCGCCGAGACGATCACAAGGAGCGGGATGGACAGCGCCAGCCTGCGGAGAATGATGGGAAACATCGGCCCTCGTCAGCGGGTGGTCCACGTGGTGTTCGAGATCAGCTGGGCGCCGCCCTCCGGGAACCGCACCCCTTGAAGCTTGGTGTTGTACAGGACGATCGTGTCGGCACCGGACACCGGCAGTGCGAGCGCCTTCCGCACGATCACATCGGTGAGATCCTTCGCTGCCGCCCCGCCGGCCTTCGCGTCCGACTTGGCGAGCCGGGCGTAGGCGGCATCGACGTCCGGGTCGGTCACGCCGAAGAGGTTCATGATGCCCGTCTTGGTGAAGCCCGCCTGCTGTGCGTAGAAGTTGGGCTCGCCACCCGTGCCGGGTGACAGCACGGTGGCCGCGTACTTCTTCGTGAGCAGGTCGTTGATCCAGGCGCCGAAGTTCGTGGCGGCCCTCAGCTTCAGCTTGACACCCACCTCGGCGAGCTGGGCCTGCACCGCCTGGACCATCTTGGTCGTCGAGGGGTCGAACGACCCGTAGTTCACCGGGATGGTCAGTCCCTTCCCGTAGCCCGCCGCCTTCAGCAGCTTCTTGGCCTTGGCCGGGTCGTAGGGGTACATCTTCTCGGCCGCGGCGCTGTAGCCGTCGTAGCCGGGCATCGCCGGCTGGGAGACCGGTGTGCCGAAGTCGCCGTAGACCGCCTTCGTGATCGCGGCACGATCGATGGCGTGGTTCAGCGCCTGCCGGACCCGCTCATCCGCCAGCCCCTTGACGACGGTGCCGTCACGGTCCAGGAGGAACAGACCCGCCCAGGTGGTGGGCTTCTTGACCGTGGTGAGCGACTTGTTGCCCGCGATGGTCGGCGCCACGTCGGGAGTGCCGAACATGAGGTCGATCTGCCCGGACTTCAGGGCCTGCACCTGTGAGTTGACGTTCGGCATCACCCGGACGGTGATCTTCTTGAAGTGGACGGCGGCCTTGTCATAGAAGTTCTTGTTCGGAACGTAGACGTAGTGGTCACCGGAGACCGACTGTTGGGGGCTGTACACGTACGGCCCGGCGCCGAAGGTCGCGGAGGCCAGCTTTTTCGGGTTCTTCAGCCCGGCCGGGCTGATGATGGCGCCGCCCATGTACGAGGGCGTGAACAGGGTGCCCATGTCGGGGTTGGGCGTCGGGCTGCTGATCACCACGGTCGAACTGTCCGGTGTGGAGAAGGTCAGGGGACGGTAGTAGGCGACGGTGGGTCCGCTGCCCTTCTGGAAGTACTTGAACGAGGTGACGACGTCGGCGGCGGTGATCGGGGTGCCGTCGGCGAACTTCACGCCCTTGCGCAGGTGGAGCTCGAACTTGGTGTTCTTCGTGCCGACGTAGCCCCACTTGTCGGCCAGCCCGGCCCCCAGGGTGCCGTCGGCCTTGCGGGTCAGCAGGGTCGCGTAGGCGGGATCCATGTAGTTCAGGAAGGGCCCGACGGCGATCTGGGCGGGGTCCAGGCTGTTGGGCGCCGAGGACAGGGCGATGGTCAGGTTCGCCGGGCCGGCGCCGGCGTCGCTGTCGCCGCTGGTCTGTCCGCCGCCGCAGGCGGCGAGCGCGAGCGACGCCACGACGCCGATCGAGGCCTGGAGTGCGGTTCTTCTCTTCATTGAGGGTCTCCGAGGTAGGGCAGGGTGATCAGAGGGAGCGGATCACGCGGCTCGCGAAGGGACGGCGAGGCGGACGGCAGGAAAGGAGTGTTTGCAAGTGTTCAGCAGGAGGCCAAGCGAGAACTGCCGCTGAAGCGGCTGGCGAATGATCCGGTGGCCGGACGGAACGCGTGAGCGGGCACGCGGCGCCGGGCCGGTTTCGGTGCGTCAGGCCGGCGGCAACCGGTGAGGGCGCGTGAGGTTGTCACAGCGTCCAGCGGATCGCCCGCGAACGAACCGGGCCCCCTTGAGGTCTTCCGGAGGATCACTCCGTCTCGTGGGTTCCGCAGGCCGTCTGCTTCAATGTCGGCGACCGGATGAGTCGGTACGGTGTCCCATCGCGCAACCTCGCATCATGGCTACTTTCCAGTAGCTATAACGTGTCGCTAACACGTTATAGTGGATGTCCGTAAACTAACTGTGTCTCCTGCGTTGCGCAAGAGGTTCGTGGAAGGTGGTCGTCGATGGCGCCGCGAAGCGGGAGAGTGACGAGTGCGGACGTGGCTCGGGAGGCCGGTGTGTCGCGGGCCACGGTGAGCTTCGTCCTCAACAACACCCAACATCAGAAGATCACCGACGCGACGCGACAGCGGGTCCTGGCGGCGGCCGAGAAACTCGGCTACGCCCCGTCGGCCGCGGCGCGCACCCTCCGGTACGGGCGTTCCGACGTGGTGCTCGGCCTGCTGCCCGACTGGCCGCTCGGCTATGCGGCGGGCCAGCTCATCCAGGAGCTGACGCTTGCGTTCGCGAAGCGCAATCTCACCTTCGTCGTTCACTCCGGTATCCGGGGCGCCCGCTCGCTGAGCGAGATCTGGAAGGCCCTCACACCGGCCGCCGTCCTGTCCTTCGAGCCGTTCTCCGAACCCGACGCGGCGGCGATGCGGGCCGTGGGCATCGAGGTGGTCGCCGCCCTGTACGACGGCCAAGGGCTCGGGTCGGACGAGAGCATCACCAGCGCGAACGCGATCGGTGCCGCGCAGGCCCGCCACCTGGCCGCCTCCCACCGACGACTGGGATACGCGTATCCGGACGACGAGCGTGTCGCCGTCTTCGCCAGGCCGCGCCTCGACGGTGTCCGCAAGGTGTGCGCCGAACTGGGGCTGCCCGAACCCGACGTCCGGACCATTCCGCTGACACCGAGGGACGCCGCCGACGCCGTGCGGTCCTGGCTCGCCGCCGATCCCCGAGTGACCGGCATCTGCGCGTTCAACGACGATGTGGCCATGAGCGTGCTGGCCGGTCTGCGCCACCTCGGCCTCGAAGCCCCTCGGGACATGGCGGTGATCGGCGTCGACAACAGCCCTGCCGCGGCGGTGTCCCATCCGCCGTTGACCAGCGTCGTCCAGGACCTCCCCGGGATCGCCGAGCTGTACGCGGACTCGGTGTGGGCCGCGCTCGACGGCGCGCCCGCCTCCCCGAACCGGGTGGAACCGCACATCCGGCTGGAGGTGCGCGACTCGGCGTGACGGCCTGAGCCGTCGCGGCTCAGGCCCGCCGCAGGCGTGGTCGGCAATGGCAGGGTCCGCCGCCGGCCACCGCGGTTTCGACGTGCCCGTAGGTACGCCTGCTGTCCCTGCCCAGACGCCACGGAAGGCGGCCATGATGCCCCTCGACCCCTATCTCGCGGAGAGGCTGCACCTCGTCTCCGGCCTCACGTTCGCCGATCTCGCCGACCCGGGCGCCCTGTCGCGGTTCGGCGAGTTCATGCGGGACCCGAAGGAATGGACCCAGCCCGACGTCGTGGTGGACAACCGTGAGACAGCCGGTCCTCATGGCCCGGTGCCGGTCAGGACGTACACCCCCCGGCACCCCGGTTCCACGGCCGTCCTGTGGGTGCACGGCGGCGGTTTCCTCGGCGGCGACCTCGACATGCCCGAGGCACACGTCGTCGCGGCCGAACTGGCGGCGCGGGCCGGGGCCGTGGTGGTCTCCGTCGACTACAGGTTGGCCAACGGCGGCGTCCACTACCCGGTCCCGGTGGACGACGTGTGCGCCGCGTGGCGGTGGCTCAGGACCGAGCTGGCAGCCGACGCCGAGGTCGTGGCTCTCGGCGGGGCGAGCGCGGGCGCGGCGCTGGCCCTTGCCGCAGCCCTCCGGGACCGTGACGAGGCACTGCGGCCGGCCGATCTCCTCCTGCTCGCCTACCCGTTCGCGCACTTCCCCGTCCCGGCTCTCGAGACCGCCACAGCCGCCGACATGACGGCCCTGCCCCCGACGATGCGGTTCACCACGGCGGACATCGAGTTCATGGTGCGGAACTACGTCGGCCGCCTCACCGACCTCCCGCGCGACGCACTGCCCGGCGCGGCCCCGCTGCACGGCCTCCCGCCGGTTCACGTGCTGGTCTCCGAATACGACGACCTCCGGCCGTCGGCCGAACTCCTGGCACGGCAGTTGACGGCATCCGAGGTCGAGGTCAGGACCTATCTGGCCGCCGGTATGCCGCACGGCCACCTCAACCGGACCCCGGCTCTCGCCGAGGTCGACCGCTCACTCGACTTCTTCGCCGACGCCCTGCGGTGAGGCGGCGCGGCGGCGCTGACCTGAACGGTTGGGCGAGCTGCGCCATGCGGTACGCGCTGCATGGCGCATGGGAGGGAGCGGCCCGCTGCGTGTCAGGGAGCAGCGGGCCGCCGTCTGTGAGCCCCGTTTCCGGGACCGGGGGTGAGGAGATCCGAGGCCGACAGGCTCCGGTTACGCCTCGCTCATCCTCATGAGCCGCTCCAGCGTCTCGTCCGGAATCGGCTTGGGGAGGAACCCGAGGAACTGACGCATCGCCATGGACGACAATCCGCCAGGCGCAGCGCGCCTTCGTTCCCCTCCAGGACCTCGTCGGACTGTTCCGAGCTGAGCCCGGACGTCATCGCCACGGTGAGGGCAGGGCCGACGGCGGGGTGAGCGAACCACTCGCCGGCGGTTGAGCCGAGGGTGAGCGGTCGCCACACACTGTCGCCCTTCAGGGAGCAGTGCGGTCTTCTCGGCGAGGCCAGTTCGGCTGCGCGGTGATCGTGGGGGGTCGCCATCGTGCGGATCCTTGGGTGGGTGGCGGTCAGGAACGGGTGACCGGACGCAGGGACACGAGGTGGCTGCCGGATCCGAGTCGGTCGATGGCCTCCGCACCGCGCCAGCCCTCGGGAGCGCTGAACCGTCCGGTGGTGCCGGGCGGCAGAACGGCCTTCACCGTGAGGGCGTCGTCACCGATCGACCACGCGACGGACGCGGTGCCGTACGGAGTGGCGATCGAGGCCTCGGCGGACGTGAGTGTGCCTCCGGGGCGGGGAGCGATCTCGATCGTGCGATAGCCGGGATCGACGGGGCGCAGACCTGCGACAGACCGGTAGAGCCACGCGGCGACCGCGCCGTAGGCGTAGTGGTTGAACGACAGCATCGTGCCCGCCTTCTCGACGTCGATGGTGCCGTCGGGGCGTATCGCGTCCCACCGCTCCCACATGGTGGTGGCGCCCTGGGCGACCTGGTACAGCCAGCCCGGACACTCGGGGTTGAGCAGCAACTCGTACGCCTCGGCCGTGTGGCCCGTGCTGCTGAGGGCGGGCAGCACGAACGGTGTGCCCAGGAACCCCGTGGCGATACGTCCGCCGTTGGCGCGCACCAGACTCGCGAGGGCCTTGCCCACGTCGGCGCGCTCGGTGGCCGGCGCGATGCCGAATTCCAGGGCGAGCGCGCAGCCCGTCTGCGTGGTGCGGGCGTGGTCGCCCCACTCGCGCCAGGCGGCCTCGGCGGTGCGCCGGTGCAGGGCCGCGTACCGGTCGACATCGTCCGCGTGGCCCAGTTCACGGGCCGCGTCGGCGAGCAGACGGGCGCTGTGCGCGACGAAGGCGGTGGCGACATAGGCGGAGTCGGTGGTGGCACGGGCCGGGTCCTCGGGTGGCGCGGCCGGGTCGAGCCAGTCACCGAGCTGGGCGTTGCCGCTCCAGGTCCCGTCCTCGGCCAGATGATCGACGGTGAACTCGACCCAGGCGCGCATCGCCGCGTAGTGGCGGCCCAGCATGCCGGGCCGGCCGTAGGCGTCGAAGAGGGCGGCCGGTACGACGGTGGCGGCGTCGCCCCAGCCCGCAGCGGTACCGGCGAACGGCAGATCGGCCGGCGGCAGCTCGCCGAGCGGTACATCGGGGATCACCATCGGGACCGCGCCGTCCGGCCGCTGCTCGACACGGAGATCGGTGAGCCAGCTGTCGAGGAAGGCGGCGCTGTCGAAGGTGGCGCACGCGGTGGGGGCGAAGGCCATGATGTCCCCGGTCCAGCCGAGCCGTTCGTCGCGCTGCGGGCAGTCCGTGGGCACGGCGAGGAAGTTGCCGCGCTGGGAGCGTACGACGTTGGCGTACAGCGTGTTCACGCGCTCGTCGGAGCAGTGGAAATCGCCGATGCGACGCAGGTCGCTGGCCACCACGTCGACCTCGACCGCCTCGACGGTCACGCCAGGGGAGGTGACGATCTCGGCGTACCGGAAGCCGTGGAAGGTGAACTCCGGTCTCAGATCGGCCCTGTCCCCGGCCAAGGTGTACTGGTCGGTGGCGCGGGCGCCGCGCAGGATGCTCGTCAGCAGGCGGCCGTCGCCGTCGAGAACCTCGGCATGCCGGACGGTGACGGTGCTTCCCGGCGGGCCGTCGACGCGGAGCCTGAGCCAGCCGGTGATGTTCTCGCCCGCGTCGACGGCGATCGTGCCGTCGGGCAGGGTCTGTTGCTCGGGCCGGATGACCTGTACGACACGTACGGGTGGGTGCGCCCGCTGCGTCAGCCCTTGGGGGAGGGGGAGTGGGGTGACCGGTTCCCAGTCGTGGTCGACGAAGCCGGGCAGTTGCCAGCCGTCGGGCTCGTGGCGGAGGTCC from Streptomyces sp. DSM 40750 includes these protein-coding regions:
- a CDS encoding ABC transporter permease → MFPIILRRLALSIPLLVIVSAITFLLESFVPGDPARTVLGINATQEQYDALQAAMHLDQPVAVQYWLYLRDVLHGDLGDSLFTGESVLGLIGQRLPVTLALVIGGTVLASLVGVVLGVYSATRGRFSRKLFDIVSLLGSAVPNFWIALLLVAVFAVKFALFPATGYTPFAESPGQWAAGLVLPVVALSIGGVAFISKVTRDAMLSTLGLDHIRTLRASGIRPSSIVWKHALRACGLPVVTTIGLMMITFIPGTILIENVFTLPGLGTTVVEATNQHDLPVVQGLTITFTVMVIVVNLLVDILYSLLNPKVRTE
- a CDS encoding ABC transporter substrate-binding protein encodes the protein MKRRTALQASIGVVASLALAACGGGQTSGDSDAGAGPANLTIALSSAPNSLDPAQIAVGPFLNYMDPAYATLLTRKADGTLGAGLADKWGYVGTKNTKFELHLRKGVKFADGTPITAADVVTSFKYFQKGSGPTVAYYRPLTFSTPDSSTVVISSPTPNPDMGTLFTPSYMGGAIISPAGLKNPKKLASATFGAGPYVYSPQQSVSGDHYVYVPNKNFYDKAAVHFKKITVRVMPNVNSQVQALKSGQIDLMFGTPDVAPTIAGNKSLTTVKKPTTWAGLFLLDRDGTVVKGLADERVRQALNHAIDRAAITKAVYGDFGTPVSQPAMPGYDGYSAAAEKMYPYDPAKAKKLLKAAGYGKGLTIPVNYGSFDPSTTKMVQAVQAQLAEVGVKLKLRAATNFGAWINDLLTKKYAATVLSPGTGGEPNFYAQQAGFTKTGIMNLFGVTDPDVDAAYARLAKSDAKAGGAAAKDLTDVIVRKALALPVSGADTIVLYNTKLQGVRFPEGGAQLISNTTWTTR
- a CDS encoding LacI family DNA-binding transcriptional regulator; this translates as MAPRSGRVTSADVAREAGVSRATVSFVLNNTQHQKITDATRQRVLAAAEKLGYAPSAAARTLRYGRSDVVLGLLPDWPLGYAAGQLIQELTLAFAKRNLTFVVHSGIRGARSLSEIWKALTPAAVLSFEPFSEPDAAAMRAVGIEVVAALYDGQGLGSDESITSANAIGAAQARHLAASHRRLGYAYPDDERVAVFARPRLDGVRKVCAELGLPEPDVRTIPLTPRDAADAVRSWLAADPRVTGICAFNDDVAMSVLAGLRHLGLEAPRDMAVIGVDNSPAAAVSHPPLTSVVQDLPGIAELYADSVWAALDGAPASPNRVEPHIRLEVRDSA
- a CDS encoding alpha/beta hydrolase fold domain-containing protein, with amino-acid sequence MMPLDPYLAERLHLVSGLTFADLADPGALSRFGEFMRDPKEWTQPDVVVDNRETAGPHGPVPVRTYTPRHPGSTAVLWVHGGGFLGGDLDMPEAHVVAAELAARAGAVVVSVDYRLANGGVHYPVPVDDVCAAWRWLRTELAADAEVVALGGASAGAALALAAALRDRDEALRPADLLLLAYPFAHFPVPALETATAADMTALPPTMRFTTADIEFMVRNYVGRLTDLPRDALPGAAPLHGLPPVHVLVSEYDDLRPSAELLARQLTASEVEVRTYLAAGMPHGHLNRTPALAEVDRSLDFFADALR
- a CDS encoding alpha-L-rhamnosidase; this translates as MDTATSVVGLHTADDSGLVATPYPDPRLSWSLTSDRPDVLQHAYEIQVSTERSFRDTASSGEVESDVVTDHPWPAEPLSSREVRYWRVRVRTDLGWTAWSEPARVEAALLDDTDWVARPVHLPSDRGRTSPGPVPLLRREFSLPAEPVSARLYVTSLGVHRTAVNGRPVSDELLEPGWTSYPNRLLYATYDVTGLLVPGPNALSAAVGDGWYRGHLTWHKNRDVYGDTTAVLAQLEVTLADGSSVMVATDDHWRGGYGDLLAADLYDGCERDLRHEPDGWQLPGFVDHDWEPVTPLPLPQGLTQRAHPPVRVVQVIRPEQQTLPDGTIAVDAGENITGWLRLRVDGPPGSTVTVRHAEVLDGDGRLLTSILRGARATDQYTLAGDRADLRPEFTFHGFRYAEIVTSPGVTVEAVEVDVVASDLRRIGDFHCSDERVNTLYANVVRSQRGNFLAVPTDCPQRDERLGWTGDIMAFAPTACATFDSAAFLDSWLTDLRVEQRPDGAVPMVIPDVPLGELPPADLPFAGTAAGWGDAATVVPAALFDAYGRPGMLGRHYAAMRAWVEFTVDHLAEDGTWSGNAQLGDWLDPAAPPEDPARATTDSAYVATAFVAHSARLLADAARELGHADDVDRYAALHRRTAEAAWREWGDHARTTQTGCALALEFGIAPATERADVGKALASLVRANGGRIATGFLGTPFVLPALSSTGHTAEAYELLLNPECPGWLYQVAQGATTMWERWDAIRPDGTIDVEKAGTMLSFNHYAYGAVAAWLYRSVAGLRPVDPGYRTIEIAPRPGGTLTSAEASIATPYGTASVAWSIGDDALTVKAVLPPGTTGRFSAPEGWRGAEAIDRLGSGSHLVSLRPVTRS